A window of Fragaria vesca subsp. vesca linkage group LG7, FraVesHawaii_1.0, whole genome shotgun sequence contains these coding sequences:
- the LOC101308821 gene encoding phenolic glucoside malonyltransferase 2-like, with protein MEQPSSVKLVEICRVAPKPGAQVDLLSLPLTYFDSLWLRFPPVQRLYFYESTSSSSTTTTDSLLAYLKTSLSLTLKHFGPLAGNLTWPQDSPRPVLSYVEGDAVSLTVAESTDADNFDHLSSNSVFVESRAYHPLVPQLESSHERAAAIALQITLFPGRGFAIGTAMHHAILDGKTSISFVKSWAHACSKQVENGVSDIGSDVSLPEKLKPLYDRTVIHNPTGLGLESIYLKEWQNMDGPNNRSLKIWELKAPPDDSVRGIFEFTRGHIQTLRQMVVEKVSDLHLSTFSLVCAYTWVCLVKAQEVDAGKTSYQVFSVDCRSRLDPPVPENYFGNCTRGVPVFAEANELLGEDGLVVAVTAISEAIKGLDKNGVLKGADEVYVSKVKDYFGVEGFYSTAGSHRFQIYDTDFGWGRPTKVEVVSIDRTGAFSVSDSKNGGGGVEVGVVLKKHVMEAFASLFAKGFGKH; from the coding sequence ATGGAGCAACCAAGCTCGGTGAAACTGGTGGAGATTTGCAGGGTGGCTCCAAAACCAGGAGCACAAGTAGATCTGTTGTCCCTTCCTCTCACCTACTTTGACTCGCTCTGGCTAAGGTTCCCACCCGTACAACGCCTTTACTTCTATGAATCAACATCTTCTTCTTCCACTACTACTACCGATTCTCTACTTGCCTATCTCAAAACCTCGCTCTCTCTCACTCTCAAACACTTCGGACCTCTCGCCGGAAACCTAACTTGGCCTCAGGACTCCCCCAGACCCGTTCTCAGCTATGTCGAAGGCGACGCCGTTTCGCTCACAGTAGCCGAATCGACCGATGCTGATAATTTCGACCACCTTTCGAGCAACAGCGTCTTTGTCGAATCCAGAGCTTACCATCCACTTGTTCCCCAATTGGAGTCGTCTCACGAACGAGCTGCAGCCATTGCCTTGCAAATAACCCTATTTCCTGGCCGTGGCTTTGCCATCGGAACAGCCATGCACCATGCCATCCTTGACGGCAAAACATCAATCTCGTTTGTTAAGTCGTGGGCTCATGCATGCAGCAAACAAGTCGAAAATGGCGTATCCGATATTGGATCAGATGTCTCGTTACCGGAGAAGTTGAAGCCGTTATATGACAGAACGGTCATCCATAACCCGACCGGGCTCGGACTCGAATCCATCTACTTGAAGGAATGGCAAAACATGGATGGCCCCAACAACAGAAGCCTAAAGATTTGGGAGTTGAAAGCTCCACCAGATGACTCAGTTCGAGGCATCTTTGAGTTCACTCGCGGACATATACAAACCCTAAGGCAGATGGTAGTTGAAAAAGTTTCTGATCTTCATTTGTCAACGTTTTCTTTAGTGTGTGCTTATACTTGGGTTTGTTTAGTCAAGGCACAAGAAGTAGACGCCGGAAAAACTTCATATCAGGTATTTAGTGTGGACTGTAGGTCTCGCTTGGACCCTCCGGTACCGGAAAACTATTTCGGGAACTGCACGAGGGGTGTGCCGGTGTTTGCAGAGGCAAATGAGTTATTGGGTGAAGATGGGTTGGTCGTGGCGGTCACAGCAATTAGTGAAGCTATAAAGGGTTTGGACAAGAATGGGGTTTTGAAGGGGGCCGACGAGGTTTACGTTTCGAAAGTCAAGGACTATTTTGGGGTTGAGGGATTCTATTCTACTGCTGGTTCTCACCGATTTCAGATATATGATACCGACTTCGGATGGGGTAGGCCGACGAAAGTTGAGGTGGTTTCTATAGATAGGACCGGAGCATTTTCAGTGTCGGATTCCAAGAATGGTGGTGGAGGTGTAGAGGTCGGGGTGGTTCTGAAGAAACATGTTATGGAGGCTTTTGCTTCTCTATTTGCTAAAGGTTTTGGAAAACACTGA